In a single window of the Drosophila albomicans strain 15112-1751.03 chromosome 3, ASM965048v2, whole genome shotgun sequence genome:
- the LOC117571570 gene encoding telomere-binding protein cav-like produces the protein MTRFNCLWEAKKRFEKEDRFKNRSKDFINKMYIKAVEKGIVVPYKPEEIEIAVHIQRCKLKMVNNQRLDKWRRLASQASSTLLPHSPNGSKVKSDTLIISDDSEEDWQAAALEIPKSTMCFDSEMEMHLELSDEDYASFKAGVRSTSTPIDEDLKL, from the coding sequence ATGACACGCTTTAATTGCCTCTGGGAGGCAAAGAAACGTTTCGAAAAAGAAGATCGATTCAAAAATCGCTCCAAGGACTTCATCAACAAAATGTATATCAAGGCGGTAGAGAAAGGAATTGTGGTACCTTATAAACCGGAGGAAATTGAAATAGCTGTGCACATTCAACGCTGCAAACTGAAGATGGTTAACAATCAGCGTTTAGACAAATGGCGTCGCTTGGCATCTCAAGCATCATCAACATTGTTGCCCCATAGTCCAAATGGTAGCAAAGTAAAGTCTgatactttaataatttcgGATGATTCAGAGGAGGATTGGCAAGCTGCAGCGTTGGAAATCCCTAAGAGCACCATGTGCTTCGACTCAGAAATGGAGATGCACCTTGAATTAAGTGATGAAGATTACGCCTCCTTTAAAGCCGGAGTGCGTTCCACATCGACGCCGATCGATGAAGATCTAAAGTTATGA